In one window of Macrotis lagotis isolate mMagLag1 chromosome 5, bilby.v1.9.chrom.fasta, whole genome shotgun sequence DNA:
- the CCDC28A gene encoding LOW QUALITY PROTEIN: coiled-coil domain-containing protein 28A (The sequence of the model RefSeq protein was modified relative to this genomic sequence to represent the inferred CDS: inserted 3 bases in 2 codons), whose amino-acid sequence MWTTFPIRTLDRFSDLTQGXKQRLHPSSPRLRIPLSGPNDNGLTGFLLSVPTRVXEPLRGAEKTRRPKTMREKGRRQRPGGAGGKGRGSSSACRGAIAARHFRKQRGPRRRPGCHATAAAAAAAAAVRAEPGRRSLLPPPQVLKNWSWCNKELKTMEERKIKRKSPKSFSSHSTQLVNSKKNSMPVSKSTGFSNPTSQSTSQRPKLKRGMKEKARPQGVEGKGAQAAPIQHSFLTDVSDVQEMERGLLSLLNDFHSGKLQAFGNECSIEQMEHVRGMQEKLARLNLELYGELEELPEDKRKIASDANLDRLLSDLEELNSSIQKLHLADAQDVPNTSTS is encoded by the exons ATGTGGACTACATTTCCCATAAGGACGCTTGACCGCTTTTCAGACCTTACTCAAG GGAAGCAGCGGCTCCATCCCTCCTCTCCCCGTCTCCGTATCCCCCTTTCTGGTCCCAATGACAACGGCCTCACCGGCTTCCTCCTCTCTGTCCCTACTAGAGT AGAGCCGCTGAGAGGAGCCGAAAAGACAAGACGCCCCAAAACCATGCGCGAGAAGGGGCGGAGGCAGCGGCCCGGCGGGGCCGGCGGGAAGGGGCGGGGCTCTTCCTCGGCTTGCCGGGGCGCCATCGCGGCTCGTCACTTCCGTAAACAAAGGGGCCCGAGGAGGCGTCCCGGCTGCCATGCcactgccgccgccgccgccgccgccgccgccgtgcGGGCAGAGCCGGGTCGTCGCAGCCTGCTGCCGCCGCCGCAG GTCTTAAAAAACTGGTCTTGGTGCAACAAGGAACTTAAAACTATGGAAGAacgaaaaataaaaaggaagagtcCTAAATCCTTTAGTTCCCATTCTACTCAGCTTGTTAATTCCAAGAAAAATTCAATGCCAGTTAGTAAAAGCACAGGATTTTCAAATCCCACATCACAGTCAACTTCACAAAGACCAAAGTTAAAAAG AGGCATGAAAGAAAAGGCAAGACCTCAGGGAGTAGAAGGAAAAGGTGCCCAGGCAGCTCCAATTCAACACTCTTTTCTCACTGATGTCTCAGATGTTCAAGAGATGGAGAGGGGTCTCCTGAGCCTTTTGAATGATTTCCATTCTGGAAAACTTCAGGCATTTG GAAATGAATGTTCCATAGAACAGATGGAACATGTTCGAGGAATGCAGGAGAAGTTAGCTCGATTGAATTTGGAGCTCTATGGGGAGTTAGAAGAACTTCCTGAGGATAAGAGAAAAATAGCCAGTGACGCTAATTTGGATAGGCTTCTGTCAGAT TTAGAAGAACTGAATTCTTCCAT ACAAAAACTTCACTTAGCAGATGCTCAAGATGTTCCAAATACCTCCACCAGCTAA